In the genome of Microcoleus vaginatus PCC 9802, the window TACAGTGAAAGAGCTTAATTTAAACTCGCAACTTACAACTCCCAAATAACTACCCAAAACCTGTATCCCCAAAATTTTCCCCTTGCTTTTCTTGCGAACTCGGCTGAGTGCATTGAATTTTTCTAACACTCCCAGCTTTGACAAATCCTTCCCTGACTTAGGATTTGAATCTCTTGACTAAACGACTGCACGCTTCTAATTTTAGTTCCCGATGAGTAATTAGAAATTTAGATAATTCCCCCCTGCAAATATTTGTTCTAATTTTTAGTTGCACAATTTTCTCTCGATTCGAGGAAACCTCGGGAACTGAGAAAAAAAAATTTTTTCGGATCAATACTAAGACTTAAACCAAAATATATCTATCTCAAGACAGATTGCCAAATGTGGAATTAAGTAGTATAAGGTAAAGTCATTTTTGGTGAAAGTTGCAAGCTCGATCGGCATTTTGAGCGGGAATGACCCACGGCGAGGCTGCGAAACCCTATTGTTTTGTAGAGGCTTCGCTACCAAATCCAATAATTCTCCGAGAAACCGGCCTGATGAGGCGTAATCCTCTAGATGCCAAAAATGATGGTTGCTTGAGAGTACCGGAATAATTTGATGGCCGTTGTATTGTTGAGAGTTCTTGGCTGGTTACGTTTATTTTTGCTGCTTAACTTTAACTAGATTAAGAGAGTTAAATAAAAAGTTTTCTATATCATGAAAGCGGTAAATTAGCAATAAGTTATTAGCAATTATTGATGGTCAACAATCGATTACCCATCGCCACTGAGGTCTTAAGGATGAGGGCGGAGGGCTTACGGATGAGAACCCAGGGCTGACCAATTAATTAATTGACACAAAATCAAGATTACACATGGGGGGTTGGTGGTATAGGATAAGCGGTAAAGACCGATCGACCGATCGCCAAAAAAAATAAAATACTCAACTTTGCCTGCGATATTGCCCTGAAACCGGTTGGCGTGAGCTGAAGTAATTTTAATAAGAACTAGAGATCCGCCTGGTAAAGTGCCTCCAATTTAACTTTACTCAGCAATGAGAAACTCAAGTTCACGACGAATCTAAAGGGGTCTGCGGTAGAGGTGCAAAATGTTAAAGATAGGAAGATTGGAGAAAATTCGGCTTTCACCGAGCCACAGGGCAATCAAAACTAATAAACTGTTATTAAAGTACAACTTTTATATTCTCAAAGTGTTTGAACAAATATATATGACCCTAGCGATCGCCCGATCGGGGGAAGCGCATTCAGAAACTTTGATAGAAAGAGTAAAAAATATGTTGCCGAGTGCTATTGCTAGCCACAAAAACGCAGGCAAATTCAGAATTAAGGCGGGAGGGCGCTAAATCCGTGAGCCAGGAATTTCAACTCTCAGTCACCCCTGTTGGGGACGACGAATATCTAGTGCGGACAGAAAGGGTTGCACCCGGTGTACCCTTAGCCGAACAACAAGTCCGCTGGCCGATCGACGAATGGCTTGCACTGTCTGCTCAACTGATGAACGACCCGCTGGTGGGCTTGCTCCAGGGAAAAGTAGTACAGGGAAGCAATTTGGCTGGTCGCGGCCTCTCCCGTTCGGGAAACAACTCAGCGCCCAATTTAGTAGCTCTGGGGCAACAATTATACAGCGGGCTGTTTCAAGGAAACTTGCGCGATAGCTGGACTTGCGCTCAAGGCATCGCCCAGCACCGCCGAGAAGTGCTGCAACTGCGACTCGGACTCAAAGGCCGGCGCTTGCCGCGGCTGCCGTGGGAAGTTCTGCACGCCGGCGATCGCCCTTTGGCAACCGGCACCGATGTCGTGTTTTCTCGCTACCAACCAGGTACAAGTTTGTTCAAACAAACCCGGATACTGCCTAGTAGCGGGCCACTAAAAATTTTAATGGCGATCGCCTCTCCGAGCGATCGAGACAGCTTGCAGCTCAAGCGAGAAGTGCTCCACCTGCAACAAGAACTCCAAAACCGCACCGCTAATCCTCTCAAAAACAGCCCGCATTCCCCGGAAATTCAACTGACTATTCTCGAACAGCCCGATCGAGAACAACTTACTCAAGCCTTAGAACAAGGACACTACCAAGTCCTGCACTACGCAGGCCACAGCAACTTAGGTTCCAGAGGTGGCGAACTCTACTTAGTCAGCAGCCGCACCGGCTTAACCGAAACCCTCAGTGGCGACGACTTAGCTGGATTGCTTGTTAACAACGGTATTCAGATGGCCGTGTTCAACTCCTGCCGTGGCGCCTACGGCGACCCATCAGACCTCGCGGACGACAGCCCGGAACGGAACTTAACCGAAGCTCTAGTGAAGCGGGGCATTCCGGCAGTGCTAGCAATGGCAGAAAGCATCCCCGACGATGTAGCCCTAACTCTGACCCGGTTGTTTTACCGCAACCTCAATCAAGGCTATCCAGTCGATCTCAGCCTGAGCCGGGCCAGAGCTGGGCTAATTTCTGCCTACGGTTCTCACCAGCTATACTGGGCTTTGCCCATTCTCTACCAGCACCCGGACTTTGACGGCTATCTGATCGGCGGCCCAGCCCACAGCGCGACATCCGGGTCTCGGGTGCAAATAATCGCGTCGGGAACGCCGCCGGCTCTGGCGGGTACAGAATGGAGTGCGCCACCTTCACTCTCGGCGATCGCCCAATACCCCCCAATCCCAGCCAATCGATCGCATGAGTCAGACAGTTCTGACGGCGAAGTCTGGGAATACTTTCCCGACCAATTAAAAGATCGCAGGGATTGGGTTCACCAGAACGATCGATTCGATGCTACTAATTCACCGAACTCACCGACGGCTTCGCCGTCCTCTATTCCTAATTCTGAGTCTTCGGCGATCCAAGCAACTCGCGCCGCTGCACCGACTCAGAAACCCTTAAAAAAACCGGGGTTGAAAAAATCTGTCGCTCTAATGCTTTGCTTATTGCCCGTGGCTTTGAGTGCTGGCTTTTTTGGGTGGCGCTACTCGCACCAGCGAGACACGAAACCTGAAGAGTTACTACCGGCGGTACGGACTCCCCTGTCGCAAAATTACCTGCAACAACGTCACTAAAAGCGATCGCCCACTGCAATGCGGAATTTAGACCCTCTTGGCATGGCTCCAAACTGGGTGGGGTTTTTGCTGGCCATTCGCGATCGGCTGTCGGTGGAACAGTGATCAAAAGTATGCTGCTCGATCGAATCTCGGACTTACCTTCATCAAGCCGGTTTTTACCGAAAATAAGCAGCAGCGCAACCAAGCATCTAGCAAGAAACCGGGTTTCTCGTCGAGAGAGTAAGTCCGGGACTGCTTGATATAGAATTCGTCAGTCGATTGTAGATTTTAGACTTCGGCTTGAGCCCTGAGTCGAACGATTTGAGATCTTAGATTTACTCCACAGATGAATCTGGAAGCTTGAACAAGAGTCTAAAATTTTGATCTCTCCACGACAGGAGTCGGTGGCTTGTATGCGTTTTTGGGCGGGCTGATTCGGCAGCAGGAGCATTCGTCATTCGGCACAAGACAATAAAAGCCAGAGTTGCAACAATTAAGAACGTCCTCACCGTCAGTGCGGTTGGTATATTTCACAATAATTAATTATGGAAGCGGCTGTGAGTTTGACGCGCCCCTCCAGTTGGTGCATAAATTTTGAGAGTCTGGCAGTTTACAGGCCATGAGTGGAAACCAATACATTTCCATCGAAACTCCCTGTTGGGAACCGCTGCTAATTTGTAGTGCATCAAACATTTAAGCAGTTGTGCATTTAACTCGGTCTTTTTCAATTCCCCTGTGGAAATAACCTCAAATTCTTTGGCTTGGGGCCGTAGGAGGAAGATTTTCCCGAGTTCCCCCGAGACATCTACTGATTCGTAGCGAAGTGTTAAGAGTCGCGAAGCAATCTCGCCCGATCAAAACTATTCCCCTCTTAGTGGCTGCCCGATGTTTCTGCCGCCCCCATTGAGTCGGGTTTTAGCTTAAACCCGTTCACCGAAGAGGTGAAATTTCCTTCAATTTTTAGCGGATTGCCTTCCCCAGACTGCGTTCTGTGCAAGTTATATGCCCAACACCTTAATAGAAGATTGCTCGTTGGTATTTGGGGTTTTGAGGGGATTTCGATCCCGAAAAATCGGGTTTATACCATTTTAGATTTTAGATTTTAGATTTTAGATTGAAGAATTGGGAATGACTTATTCCATAAGGGTTTGGAGCACGGGCCTACCGTTGGATTCTTTTTGTAAACTGGTTTTGTAAGTAGCTGGCAGGGGCATCGAGAACAAGTGCTGCCTCCCCTTGTTGAGGTAAAAGTTAACCCCGGCAGGTAAATGCTGTCGGCAGATTTGCAGCGGCTGCGCTCTAGGTATTTCGATTCATGGCTGTCTTGTTTTTACCTTGACCACAGACTCGATCAGGGATTGGTGAATGCAGGGAACAGACTTTACTGTAAAAAAGTAAAGCATTTAATTTGCGACAATAATTTCCCGCGCGATCGCTCCGAGGCTTACACAAGCATGTGGGCCACAAGCAGCAAATTGATCGCCCTTCGAGCATCCTTACTTCTACCCCCCGTCTTGAGACCGCAGAAATTTATCCAGAATTTTAAATATTGAGAATTATTAGTATTGACAGTGAAACAAAGTTAATCTAATGTGTTGTAATTGATATAAGTAAAGTCCAATAAGCGAGGTACGGTCAATGGCAGAAACAGCTACAGCACCCTTAACAGGAAAAGGTCTGCTTCAAAAAATCAAAGGCAGTGATTTGCCACGCAGAGAACTTGCAAAGCTTTGCGGCTACTTCACTGTCAGCAAAAGTGGAGAAACCCGGATTAATCTGGCTGAGTTTTACGATGCAGTGTTAGCTGCTAAGGGCATTGAGCTAGAGAAGTCGAAAGCAGACGGACGCGGGCGAGAAGCGAGTTATCGAGCTAGCGTTCACAAGAATGGCTCGATCGTGATCGGCGCAAATTATACCCAAGAAATGGGATTAAAGCCGGGAGACGAGTTTGAAATTAAGCTCGGATACAAGCACATTCGCTTGATTCAGATCGATATGGACAGACCGGATGTGGAATTGGATGATGAAGAGGAGGATACAGAAGAATAGAGGCGATCGCGGTGCAGTCAGCCGATAGCAAGGCGACTGGATTTGGCATTCGCTACACGAGTATTTGCGCGCCACCCTTCGATTGAACTGATGAGCTGTCTTGACTATTTCTATTTTCTCTTGTCCCGCAAAGACTACAGTGCCTCTGAACTTCGCAAAAAGGGGCAAGAGAAAGGTTTTGGCAATGAGGAAATATTGGAGGCGATCGCGCAAATTCAAGACCGCGGCTATCAGTCCGACACTCGCTTGGTGGCAAACTCGATCGCCTCTGCAGCAGGCAAATACGGGAAGTCGGCCATCAAGCGCAAGTGCCTGCAAAAAGGAATTACCAACGATTTGTTCGAGCAAGTCTGGGAAGAAGAAATTGCCGAAAATCAGGACTCCGAAGCAGAAAAACTGGCCGAATTAAAAGCCAAAGTCATGCGGAAATACAAGATCGATACTTGGGGTAAAGCAGATCCGAAAACCAAGGGCAAAGTCTTGAATTACCTGCAATACAGGGGCTTTAATGCCTTTGAAATTTGGCGACAGTGGCAAACAGAAGAAGATGACGAGTAAATAGTAGGGCCACGCAAATAGGTGCGGCCCAGATAGGCAAGCACAACTACACTGCTGCCGACGGGGCTAAAGTGTAAGTTCTGAGTTTTTGTAAATGTATGTCAATCCTCAGCGTTGACTAAATAAGATTCGTACATCTGTCGGTGTCTGGCTAAAAGCTCGAGATATTTCTCGTTGATTTTGGCCAGCATCCATTTTTCAAGAAAAATGGCGGCGGATTCTGCTTTCAGCGGATCTGCTTGTAGGGGCAAAATATCTTTTCGAGCTGCGGTTTGCTCTGCAACAGACTTCAGCTTCTGAGGGTTTTGCTGGTATTTTCGACCGCTTTTGTGGTTGGCGTAGCGACGCGATCGAGTATACCCCATCTGCAAGAACTTGCGGGCCATGTCGGCTCCCACAAAATCTTCGCGATCGAGATACTCTAAAAACAAGGAGTAAATTTTGCTGCTGGACTCCCTGGCAATTTCAGGAGTCTTAAATCTCCAGAAAGGCAGAATTTCTCCTTTGTAAGGTTCCACCAACAGCACTCCCTGTTCTCCCCTCCCTACCCGATAGAGTTCCGGGTGCTGTCGAAAGTCAATATTCTTAAAATCCAAAGAGTAGTCGAACTGCTTCATTGGGTCTTTTCTGTTCTATCGGGAACTATAGAAGCCCGGGGTTTACCTTCGTCTGGTTGGGTATAAACCCAGGCCCAAGCAATGAAGACAGCTTGAAAAGGCAGCCTGAACCAATACAGTAATTGGTTGTGGGGAATCCCTTCTATCGGAATGTTGTTGACGGCTTGATTGATATTAGCTGGAAACACGGCAATAAACAAGGCAATTAATCCCCATGCCGCCGCCCTGCTGACAGGAGGAACTAACAGCCCAATGCCACCCAAAATCTCGAAAAAACCGCTGATATAAACCAAGGCTTCTGGGTAAGGAAGCTGGGGCGGCACGATTCGGATAAAAGGTGTCGGCACTGCAAAGTGCAGCACGCCTACAATACAGAGAGCTACTGCGAGGATAACTCGCCAAATTTCTTTTTGACTTTTCATGGGCAATGGGTAATTAATAATTGTTAAATTGCTGCGAGAATACTTGCAAAAATTTGCTATGTGCGATCGAGATGACAAGAAAACTGAGATCCAAAAATTCCAGCTTTCCGGGTTTGTCTGCTCTTGCTGGTAGCTGTAACGATTTTATTTCGTAGAAAAATCAGGTTTATGGGTAACTCCCAGACAAGTTTTCACCGCCCCAAACTGGAGGAAGCGAGAACTGGAATCGAAGGCCTGCGCGTTGACTGCCGGCAACAGAGAGCGCGCATTTTGATAAAAAGATTTTAATGTCTAGTTCCCTGCTGCGGTCTCTATCTTCGGGTAGTAAAACATGATTTTTGGTTCGGGCTCTGGCTCGGTTAGTGACCAAACCAGCGGGGGATTTTCTTGAGCGACAAATGCGCCACAGCCTAACATTAAATAAATCATCGCGGGAATTGATGAGTGCGATTACTGTTAATTTTGACCTTGCCTTGCAGGCGATTCCCTACCCTTCACCGAAGGCACGCGCATTCGGGATAGCTTCGCTCGCGCGTACTTTGATTAAACTAAATAATGCGAGTAATTTGTCAAGAAGTTTTAGAATTATTTAAGATTTGCGCTTTAAGAATTATTGGGAGAGGCAATTCGAGAACGCTCTGTAATTAAAATTACCGTCTAAAGTAAGGGTTTTGTCAACTTCCCACAGATGTTAGAATCGATGAAATTATCGAATTTGCTAAAAAGTCGATCGTCGTAGCAACTTCCAAACCATCCTGCTGGAATTCAAAATTGTCACCAACGGCAGGAACTTTTTAGCCGCCACATGATTCAAAAAGATTGAGCCTCCAAGCGCTGTGTCATTTTTATCTACACGCAAGCAATCACCGACGACCATGAACACCTCACTTAACACCTCTAAATTTGCCCTCAACCGGATGCTGCGACAATCGCTGTTGCTTGGCATCTTTTCTGCAGCAGCTTTAGCTAGCGGATGGGCACCCGGTTTGTATGGACAATCCCCAAACCTCGTTTTCGGAGCAGCAGCCCAAGCTCAAGAGATTAGCAGCGAGGAAATTACTAGCTACGCTCGCGCTGTGTTGGCAATAGAACCTAGACGGGTGGAAGCTTTTAACGAAATTAAAGGAATGGCTGGGGGCTCGGTTCCCAGAGTCGTGTGCAACGAAACTCAGCAAATTAATAGGTTGTCTGGAAGTGTTCGCGGCATCGCGGTGAATTACTGCCAACAAGCTAAAAAAGTTATCGAAACCAATGGTTTGACAGTTAGTCGCTTCAACCAGCTCACTTTGCTCCAGCAAGCGGATCCGGCAGTCAAACAGCGAATTCAAGCCGAGCTGCTGCGACTGCAACAAGCGGGCAATCAATAAGCTTGATGGTTTGAGTCTTTCTTCCTCTCCCGTTCTATTAGACTTCTCCATAAAAGTAGGTTTTGGGCAGGCAGGATGCCTAACCCCTATTTCCCACAACAATTATTGGAGATTTAAATTGTTCGAGTGACTAGACGGTATGCAAATTTTTTTTAAAAAAAAGCGATCGTCTGTAATAAAGTGCTTGACAAAATAATATAAATTTGGTTAAAAAGCCCGAACGGGAGGGGTTCAGAAAGATGAATATTTTTCCACTTGCTATAAATCGCAATGAGAAATAGCCATCGCCGACACGATTAAGACGTTTTTAATTTCTGAAACATGAGCTGAAGATTGGAACTTGAGTCTTCCTTATTCCTTCGGCTATAAAAAAAATATATTCCTCAAAAACTCAAGTTCAAGTGAATTGCTCTGAGGAATAGAATATAAAAATGCTAACCCTCACAAAACATTTACCTGCAAATCCCGATGCTATTGTCAGCTTTACTTTACAAATGACATCGGACGATCGCACTCGCAGCCGTCACCGATTCGAGACGGATACGGGGGAAAAGCTGCACCTGAGTTTGCCCAGAGGTACGGTACTGCGCGATCGAGATTTATTGCAGTCGGAAGACGGTACCTGTTTGGTACTGGTAAGTGCAAAACCCGAACTGGTACTGACAGCGCGGGCATCAAGTCCGCTGCTACTGATGCGGGCGGCTTATCATTTAGGAAACCGTCACGTAGCTTTAGAAATTGCGGATAATTATTTAAGATTTTCTCCCGACTCTGTGTTGCAGGGAATGCTCGAAAAAATGGGTTTGGAAGTAACAGAGGAAATTGTGCCGTTTCAGCCGGAAATGGGGGCTTACGGGCACAACCATTAGATTTTTGATTTTAGATTTTAGATTTTAGATTTACTCCCACCCTGGAATCCGAGGGCTTATAACCAAATTAGTTTC includes:
- a CDS encoding DUF4385 domain-containing protein; the encoded protein is MKQFDYSLDFKNIDFRQHPELYRVGRGEQGVLLVEPYKGEILPFWRFKTPEIARESSSKIYSLFLEYLDREDFVGADMARKFLQMGYTRSRRYANHKSGRKYQQNPQKLKSVAEQTAARKDILPLQADPLKAESAAIFLEKWMLAKINEKYLELLARHRQMYESYLVNAED
- a CDS encoding DUF4168 domain-containing protein is translated as MNTSLNTSKFALNRMLRQSLLLGIFSAAALASGWAPGLYGQSPNLVFGAAAQAQEISSEEITSYARAVLAIEPRRVEAFNEIKGMAGGSVPRVVCNETQQINRLSGSVRGIAVNYCQQAKKVIETNGLTVSRFNQLTLLQQADPAVKQRIQAELLRLQQAGNQ
- the ureE gene encoding urease accessory protein UreE; the encoded protein is MLTLTKHLPANPDAIVSFTLQMTSDDRTRSRHRFETDTGEKLHLSLPRGTVLRDRDLLQSEDGTCLVLVSAKPELVLTARASSPLLLMRAAYHLGNRHVALEIADNYLRFSPDSVLQGMLEKMGLEVTEEIVPFQPEMGAYGHNH
- a CDS encoding AbrB family transcriptional regulator produces the protein MAETATAPLTGKGLLQKIKGSDLPRRELAKLCGYFTVSKSGETRINLAEFYDAVLAAKGIELEKSKADGRGREASYRASVHKNGSIVIGANYTQEMGLKPGDEFEIKLGYKHIRLIQIDMDRPDVELDDEEEDTEE
- a CDS encoding regulatory protein RecX, encoding MSCLDYFYFLLSRKDYSASELRKKGQEKGFGNEEILEAIAQIQDRGYQSDTRLVANSIASAAGKYGKSAIKRKCLQKGITNDLFEQVWEEEIAENQDSEAEKLAELKAKVMRKYKIDTWGKADPKTKGKVLNYLQYRGFNAFEIWRQWQTEEDDE
- a CDS encoding DoxX family membrane protein, which produces MKSQKEIWRVILAVALCIVGVLHFAVPTPFIRIVPPQLPYPEALVYISGFFEILGGIGLLVPPVSRAAAWGLIALFIAVFPANINQAVNNIPIEGIPHNQLLYWFRLPFQAVFIAWAWVYTQPDEGKPRASIVPDRTEKTQ
- a CDS encoding CHAT domain-containing protein produces the protein MSQEFQLSVTPVGDDEYLVRTERVAPGVPLAEQQVRWPIDEWLALSAQLMNDPLVGLLQGKVVQGSNLAGRGLSRSGNNSAPNLVALGQQLYSGLFQGNLRDSWTCAQGIAQHRREVLQLRLGLKGRRLPRLPWEVLHAGDRPLATGTDVVFSRYQPGTSLFKQTRILPSSGPLKILMAIASPSDRDSLQLKREVLHLQQELQNRTANPLKNSPHSPEIQLTILEQPDREQLTQALEQGHYQVLHYAGHSNLGSRGGELYLVSSRTGLTETLSGDDLAGLLVNNGIQMAVFNSCRGAYGDPSDLADDSPERNLTEALVKRGIPAVLAMAESIPDDVALTLTRLFYRNLNQGYPVDLSLSRARAGLISAYGSHQLYWALPILYQHPDFDGYLIGGPAHSATSGSRVQIIASGTPPALAGTEWSAPPSLSAIAQYPPIPANRSHESDSSDGEVWEYFPDQLKDRRDWVHQNDRFDATNSPNSPTASPSSIPNSESSAIQATRAAAPTQKPLKKPGLKKSVALMLCLLPVALSAGFFGWRYSHQRDTKPEELLPAVRTPLSQNYLQQRH